The following coding sequences lie in one Arthrobacter sp. SLBN-122 genomic window:
- a CDS encoding SseB family protein, with translation MTEQPAHTDLQPLNDLEEKLATGGQPDANPVDVILSFLNSEVYIISSDTVEGMDSQVEPLVLANADGDPVLAVFSHPSRVDQQYLEAAPNVLGTQGAAIIANLGDELGMVINPGAAYGFEINPEGVANIRRDFKRADEQ, from the coding sequence ATGACTGAACAGCCTGCGCACACGGACCTCCAGCCGCTCAACGACCTCGAAGAGAAGCTCGCCACCGGCGGACAGCCTGACGCGAACCCTGTGGACGTCATCCTGTCGTTCCTGAACAGCGAGGTCTACATCATCAGCTCGGACACGGTGGAGGGCATGGACTCCCAGGTGGAGCCCCTTGTTCTCGCCAACGCCGACGGCGACCCCGTCCTCGCCGTTTTCTCGCACCCCAGCAGGGTGGACCAGCAGTACCTGGAAGCTGCACCCAACGTGCTGGGCACGCAGGGCGCAGCCATCATCGCCAACCTTGGCGATGAACTCGGCATGGTGATCAACCCCGGCGCCGCCTATGGTTTCGAAATCAATCCCGAAGGCGTGGCCAACATCCGGCGCGACTTCAAGCGCGCTGACGAGCAATAA
- the proC gene encoding pyrroline-5-carboxylate reductase translates to MSNRIAFLGCGSMNEAILGGLLEAGTDPADVVATVRRAGRASELAERYHGITAIAGEEEPDNNRQATKGSAVVILGVKPVGITDLAREISPALSPDTVVVSVAAAVSIAQLEAALPPGQPVIRTMPNTPAKLGRGVVSVSPGTHCTPEQLQKVKGILKGAGTVVEVPEEQVDALSAISGSGPAYAFYLAEAMASAGEELGLDRELSLLLARETVAGAGLMLAEPGADPTALRRAVTSPNGTTERAIATFDEQGIPAIIAAGARAAANRAAEITKQLG, encoded by the coding sequence ATGAGCAACCGAATCGCATTCCTTGGCTGTGGATCCATGAACGAGGCCATTCTTGGCGGCCTGCTGGAGGCAGGAACGGATCCGGCGGATGTGGTGGCCACGGTCCGCCGGGCAGGCCGCGCCTCGGAACTGGCCGAGCGGTACCACGGGATCACTGCGATCGCCGGTGAGGAAGAGCCTGACAACAACAGGCAGGCCACCAAGGGATCCGCCGTCGTCATCCTTGGCGTCAAGCCCGTGGGCATCACGGACCTGGCCCGGGAAATCAGCCCCGCCCTTTCGCCCGACACGGTGGTGGTCAGTGTGGCCGCTGCCGTGTCCATCGCCCAGCTGGAGGCTGCCCTGCCTCCCGGGCAGCCGGTGATCAGGACCATGCCCAACACGCCGGCAAAACTGGGGCGCGGCGTTGTGTCCGTCTCGCCCGGGACCCACTGCACCCCTGAGCAGCTCCAGAAGGTCAAGGGGATCCTGAAGGGGGCCGGGACCGTTGTGGAGGTCCCTGAGGAGCAGGTGGATGCGCTCTCCGCGATCAGCGGGTCCGGCCCAGCCTACGCGTTCTACCTGGCCGAGGCCATGGCATCTGCCGGGGAGGAACTGGGCCTGGACCGGGAGCTGTCCCTGCTGCTGGCCCGCGAAACGGTGGCCGGTGCCGGCCTCATGCTTGCCGAGCCCGGAGCAGACCCCACCGCGCTCCGCCGGGCCGTGACCAGTCCGAACGGAACCACCGAACGCGCCATTGCCACATTCGACGAGCAGGGCATCCCTGCCATCATCGCCGCCGGGGCCCGCGCCGCAGCCAACCGGGCAGCGGAGATCACCAAACAGCTGGGTTAA
- a CDS encoding Ppx/GppA phosphatase family protein: protein MRLGVLDIGSNTVHLLLVDAHPGAQPVPFASHKRPLSLVQYLEPDGSISDEGQHELTEFVLEAWEFAARHKAEDLLAFCTSAIREATNGPAVLARVKHETTVTLQELTGSEEASMTFFAVRRWHGWGAGPILNLDIGGGSFEMAFGQDELPEVATSVPLGASRLTRDWLAEDPPSAKSVKELRRYIRATLKPAVREFDGLGRANVVAGTSKTFRSLARIAGAAPSAEGPYVKRELHASDLGIWTQRISAMSSEDRLHLPGVSEARAHQLLAGALVAEAALEMFKFKKLRICPWALREGLILRRLDQLVFSGPLEPAPHVAASRSVEAAV from the coding sequence ATGCGTCTAGGCGTCCTCGATATTGGTTCCAATACTGTCCATCTGCTCCTGGTGGATGCCCATCCCGGCGCGCAGCCGGTCCCTTTCGCGTCCCACAAGCGGCCGCTGTCCCTGGTCCAGTACCTTGAGCCCGATGGCAGCATCAGCGACGAGGGCCAGCACGAGCTGACCGAGTTCGTGCTGGAAGCGTGGGAATTCGCTGCCCGGCACAAGGCCGAGGACCTGCTGGCTTTCTGTACGTCAGCCATCCGCGAGGCCACCAACGGCCCCGCAGTGCTGGCCCGGGTCAAGCACGAAACCACGGTCACCCTCCAGGAACTCACCGGCAGCGAAGAAGCCTCCATGACGTTCTTTGCGGTGCGGCGCTGGCACGGCTGGGGTGCCGGGCCCATCCTGAACCTGGACATCGGTGGCGGTTCCTTTGAAATGGCTTTCGGCCAGGACGAGCTTCCCGAAGTGGCCACTTCCGTGCCGCTTGGCGCCAGCCGCCTCACCAGGGACTGGCTCGCCGAGGACCCGCCGTCGGCCAAGAGCGTGAAGGAACTCCGGCGCTATATAAGGGCCACGCTCAAGCCTGCCGTCCGCGAATTCGACGGCCTGGGCCGGGCCAACGTGGTGGCCGGCACCTCCAAGACCTTCCGCTCCCTGGCCCGGATCGCCGGTGCTGCCCCCAGCGCGGAAGGCCCGTACGTCAAACGGGAACTGCACGCCTCAGACCTGGGCATCTGGACCCAGCGGATCTCGGCCATGAGCTCGGAGGACCGCCTGCACCTTCCCGGCGTCTCGGAGGCCCGGGCCCATCAGCTCCTGGCCGGCGCGCTGGTGGCCGAGGCCGCCCTTGAGATGTTCAAGTTCAAGAAGCTCCGCATCTGCCCGTGGGCACTGCGCGAGGGCCTGATTCTCCGCCGCCTGGACCAGCTGGTATTTTCCGGTCCCCTCGAGCCCGCACCGCACGTGGCCGCTTCCCGCTCTGTGGAAGCCGCGGTTTAA